One segment of Zhihengliuella halotolerans DNA contains the following:
- the tyrS gene encoding tyrosine--tRNA ligase, with protein MSPRVENAALAQQKNDPTFENTWQELKWRGVVHVSTDEAALEELLAGDPITYYVGFDPTAPSLHLGHLVQLLNMRRLQLAGHKPLGLVGGSTGLIGDPRQTAERVLNTKEVVAEWVEKLQGQVGNYLSFHGGNAARMVNNLDWTAPLSAIDFLREIGKHFRVGTMIKKEIVSARLNSDEGISYTEFSYQILQGLDFLQLFRDYDCVLQTGGSDQWGNLTSGTELVRKVEGKSVHAFGTPLITNADGTKFGKSEGNAIWLDAEMCSPYSFYQFWLNTADADVASRLKVFTFLSRAEIEELESVTAERPFAREAQNRLAYEVTSLVHGVEATEKVVAASQALFGKGDITELDVDTLRAATAELPNVRVAGEHTIVDLLVESALVQSKTEARRAVGDGGAYVNGQKITDPETVIGADHVMHGRYVLLRRGKKSQAMIEIAS; from the coding sequence GTGTCACCGAGAGTAGAGAACGCCGCATTGGCGCAGCAGAAGAACGATCCGACCTTCGAGAACACCTGGCAGGAGCTCAAATGGCGTGGCGTGGTCCACGTGTCCACGGACGAGGCCGCCCTCGAGGAACTGCTGGCCGGTGACCCCATCACGTATTACGTGGGCTTCGACCCCACGGCGCCGTCGTTGCACCTGGGGCACCTCGTGCAGTTGCTCAACATGCGCCGCCTGCAGCTCGCCGGGCACAAGCCTCTGGGCCTCGTCGGTGGATCCACCGGTTTGATCGGCGACCCGCGCCAGACGGCGGAGCGCGTGCTGAACACCAAGGAAGTCGTCGCCGAGTGGGTTGAGAAGCTCCAAGGGCAGGTGGGTAACTACCTGTCCTTCCACGGGGGCAACGCCGCGCGGATGGTCAACAACTTGGACTGGACCGCTCCGCTGTCCGCCATCGACTTCCTGCGCGAGATCGGCAAGCACTTCCGTGTGGGCACCATGATCAAGAAGGAGATCGTCTCCGCGCGCCTGAACTCCGACGAGGGCATCAGTTACACGGAATTCAGCTACCAGATCCTGCAGGGCTTGGATTTCCTGCAGCTCTTCCGCGACTACGACTGCGTCCTGCAGACCGGCGGCTCCGACCAGTGGGGCAACCTGACCTCCGGCACAGAGCTCGTGCGGAAGGTCGAGGGCAAGTCCGTGCACGCGTTCGGTACGCCCTTGATCACTAACGCCGACGGGACGAAGTTCGGCAAGAGCGAGGGCAACGCCATCTGGCTCGACGCCGAGATGTGCTCGCCGTACTCCTTCTACCAGTTTTGGCTCAACACGGCCGACGCCGACGTTGCCAGCCGCCTCAAGGTCTTCACCTTCCTCTCCCGCGCGGAGATCGAAGAGCTCGAGTCCGTCACCGCGGAGCGGCCGTTCGCCCGCGAGGCGCAGAATCGACTGGCGTACGAGGTCACCTCCCTGGTGCACGGGGTCGAGGCTACGGAGAAGGTCGTCGCCGCCTCCCAGGCGCTGTTCGGCAAGGGAGACATCACGGAGTTGGACGTGGACACGTTGCGTGCTGCCACGGCCGAGCTGCCGAACGTCAGGGTGGCGGGGGAGCACACGATTGTGGACCTGCTCGTCGAATCAGCGCTCGTGCAGTCCAAGACCGAGGCGCGCCGAGCAGTCGGCGATGGCGGCGCCTACGTGAACGGGCAGAAGATCACCGATCCGGAAACCGTCATCGGTGCCGACCATGTGATGCACGGCCGGTACGTCCTGCTGCGTCGTGGCAAGAAGAGCCAAGCGATGATCGAAATCGCCAGCTAG
- a CDS encoding tetratricopeptide repeat protein, producing the protein MAEDRRNSGAERPNQSNRSGGGEGKSYRQGSSPSGASHRGGKRPPFKGAGQRSDQGFRRDDREDRGGRASSGRDQQDRPAKGDWAQGEKKYGEKKFGDKKFGDKKFGPKKFDAKGPRDNRRGLDAQRSGRPDDRRDERDAARVHNPGDLRSSNRPDRPRSPDIDDDVTGKELDRAARAELRYLQEPNGTWVSKHLVMAGRLVDLDPETSYQHALAASRRGGRIAVVREAVGLTAYAAGHFADALREFRTFRRISGSNVHLPMMADCERALGRPEKALEIARSDDAQKLDNPLKVEMAIIASGAQADLGNLEAALAELEIPQLDRNRAYSFSPRLFAVYAEALTDLGRDEEAREWTGRIAVAEKALGVGEFADPEIVDFDDEEDEPVRKPRVKDVLEEPQTVGAPQESVGVDEEDALTVVEPSDASDAEAAEADAAVEADETGFEVEAEQAEPTNGEER; encoded by the coding sequence GTGGCTGAAGACCGTCGCAATTCCGGCGCTGAGCGCCCGAACCAATCGAACCGTTCCGGCGGTGGCGAGGGGAAGTCGTACCGGCAGGGTTCGTCCCCGTCGGGTGCGTCCCACCGTGGCGGCAAGCGCCCGCCGTTCAAGGGCGCCGGACAGCGCAGCGACCAGGGTTTCCGTCGGGACGACCGCGAGGACCGCGGCGGCCGCGCATCCTCGGGACGCGATCAGCAAGATCGCCCGGCCAAGGGCGACTGGGCTCAGGGCGAAAAGAAATACGGCGAGAAAAAATTCGGCGACAAGAAGTTTGGCGACAAAAAGTTCGGCCCCAAGAAATTCGATGCCAAGGGCCCCCGTGACAACCGCCGGGGCCTCGATGCTCAACGCAGCGGCCGCCCCGATGATCGCCGTGACGAGCGGGATGCTGCTCGCGTGCACAACCCCGGCGATCTGCGCAGCTCGAACCGTCCCGACCGCCCGCGTTCCCCGGACATCGATGATGACGTCACCGGTAAGGAATTGGATCGGGCCGCGCGCGCCGAACTCCGCTACCTGCAGGAGCCGAACGGGACTTGGGTGTCCAAGCACCTCGTCATGGCCGGGCGCCTCGTAGACCTGGATCCGGAAACCTCCTACCAGCACGCGCTGGCGGCCAGCCGCCGCGGAGGGCGCATCGCCGTCGTGCGCGAAGCTGTCGGCCTGACCGCGTATGCGGCAGGACACTTCGCCGACGCGCTGCGCGAATTCCGCACGTTCCGCCGCATCAGCGGATCCAACGTGCACCTGCCCATGATGGCCGACTGCGAGCGTGCGCTCGGCCGCCCGGAGAAGGCGCTCGAGATTGCTCGCTCCGACGACGCGCAGAAGCTGGACAACCCGCTCAAGGTAGAGATGGCCATCATCGCCTCGGGCGCTCAGGCCGATCTAGGAAACCTCGAGGCGGCTCTCGCCGAACTCGAGATCCCGCAGCTCGACCGCAACCGCGCCTACTCCTTCAGCCCGCGCCTCTTCGCCGTCTACGCGGAGGCGCTGACGGACCTCGGACGCGATGAGGAAGCACGCGAGTGGACCGGCCGGATCGCCGTGGCAGAGAAGGCCCTGGGCGTCGGTGAATTCGCCGACCCGGAAATCGTCGACTTCGATGATGAGGAGGATGAACCGGTCCGCAAGCCGCGCGTCAAGGACGTCCTCGAGGAGCCGCAGACCGTGGGGGCGCCCCAGGAGTCGGTCGGCGTCGACGAGGAGGACGCGTTGACCGTCGTCGAGCCTTCCGACGCGTCGGATGCCGAGGCCGCTGAAGCGGATGCCGCCGTCGAGGCCGACGAAACCGGCTTTGAGGTCGAGGCAGAGCAGGCCGAGCCAACGAACGGCGAGGAGCGCTAG
- a CDS encoding CTP synthase, with amino-acid sequence MIGSNPVVQRIFSRESRSETTKQIFVTGGVASSLGKGLTASSLGHLLRARGLSVTMQKLDPYLNVDPGTMNPFQHGEVFVTDDGAETDLDIGHYERFLDENLTGMANVTTGQVYSTVIEKERRGDYLGDTVQVIPHITDEIKRRMRLPSEGPDAPDVIITEIGGTVGDIESQPFLEAARQVRQDVGRGNVFFVHVSLVPYIGPSQELKTKPTQHSVAALRSIGIQPEGLVIRSDREIPAEMREKLARTCDVDPEAVINCADAPSIYDIPVIIHEQGLDAYIVQSLGLKFKDVDWSQWNRLLEAVHNPKHHVEIALVGKYIDLPDAYLSVTEALRAGGFANEAKVNIRWVPSDDCQTPEGAKQALAGADAICVPGGFGIRGLEGKLGALKFARENKLPTLGLCLGLQSMVIEYARNVAGLEGASSTEFEPETQNPVIATMAEQLDIVDGKGDLGGTMRLGLYEAKLAEGSVVAAAYGRNDVSERHRHRYEVNNAYRDQLEEKGLVFSGTSPDGGLVEFVELPREVHPYYVSTQAHPELSSRPTRPHPLFANLVKAAIAHQAAGK; translated from the coding sequence GTGATAGGCTCGAACCCCGTGGTGCAGCGAATTTTTTCCCGTGAGTCCCGGTCCGAAACTACAAAGCAGATCTTCGTCACCGGTGGTGTGGCGTCGTCGCTTGGAAAAGGGCTGACGGCTTCCAGCCTCGGTCATCTTCTCCGAGCCCGTGGCCTGTCGGTCACGATGCAGAAGCTCGATCCGTACCTGAACGTCGATCCAGGTACGATGAACCCCTTCCAGCACGGCGAGGTCTTCGTGACCGACGACGGCGCAGAGACCGACCTCGACATCGGTCACTACGAGCGCTTCCTCGACGAAAACCTCACCGGCATGGCCAACGTGACGACCGGACAGGTCTACTCGACCGTCATCGAGAAGGAACGCCGCGGCGACTATCTCGGCGACACCGTCCAGGTCATCCCGCACATCACCGACGAGATCAAGCGCCGTATGCGGCTGCCGTCCGAAGGGCCCGATGCCCCGGACGTGATCATCACCGAGATCGGTGGCACCGTCGGCGATATCGAATCCCAGCCGTTCCTCGAAGCCGCCCGCCAGGTCCGACAGGACGTGGGACGGGGCAACGTCTTCTTCGTGCACGTCTCGCTTGTCCCGTACATCGGGCCGTCGCAGGAGCTCAAGACCAAGCCGACTCAGCACTCGGTCGCGGCACTGCGCTCGATCGGCATCCAGCCGGAGGGCCTCGTGATCCGCTCGGACCGCGAGATCCCGGCAGAGATGCGCGAGAAGCTGGCGCGCACGTGCGACGTCGACCCGGAGGCAGTGATCAACTGCGCGGACGCCCCGAGCATCTACGACATCCCGGTGATCATCCACGAGCAGGGACTGGACGCGTACATCGTGCAGTCGCTGGGCCTGAAGTTCAAGGACGTCGACTGGTCGCAGTGGAATCGTCTGCTCGAAGCGGTGCACAACCCCAAGCACCACGTCGAGATCGCTCTCGTCGGCAAGTACATCGACCTGCCGGACGCCTATCTCTCCGTGACCGAGGCGCTGCGCGCCGGCGGCTTCGCGAACGAGGCCAAGGTCAACATCCGTTGGGTGCCCTCCGACGACTGCCAGACGCCCGAAGGCGCCAAGCAGGCGCTGGCCGGGGCGGACGCGATCTGTGTGCCCGGCGGATTCGGAATCCGCGGTCTCGAGGGCAAGCTGGGCGCGCTGAAGTTCGCCCGCGAGAACAAGCTCCCGACCCTGGGCCTGTGCCTCGGCCTGCAGTCGATGGTGATCGAATATGCCCGAAACGTGGCGGGCCTCGAGGGGGCCTCGTCAACCGAGTTCGAGCCGGAGACGCAGAACCCGGTCATCGCGACGATGGCCGAGCAGCTGGACATCGTCGACGGCAAGGGCGACCTGGGCGGCACGATGCGTCTGGGCCTCTACGAGGCCAAGCTGGCTGAGGGCTCTGTGGTCGCCGCGGCCTACGGGCGGAACGACGTCTCCGAGCGCCACCGCCACCGCTACGAGGTCAACAACGCCTACCGGGACCAGCTCGAGGAGAAGGGCCTGGTCTTCTCCGGGACCTCCCCGGACGGCGGCTTGGTGGAGTTCGTCGAGCTCCCGCGCGAGGTGCACCCGTACTATGTCTCGACGCAGGCGCACCCGGAGCTCAGCTCCCGCCCCACGCGCCCGCACCCGCTGTTCGCCAACTTGGTGAAGGCGGCCATCGCGCACCAGGCAGCGGGGAAGTAG
- a CDS encoding HAD-IIA family hydrolase, protein MLIGDYDAVLSDLDGVVYAGAGAIDGAVESLDALAGHGVALGYITNNASRSPAAVAEHLRELGAPATAETVFGSADAGAELLAGHIDAGANVLVTGSDYLRECVTRLGFHVVGSHEEEPAAVVQGFHPALGWADLAEAAYAVSRGAFWVATNTDMTIPRAEGIAPGNGSLVQAVANATGSEPVVAGKPQAHLFERAARELGATRPLVVGDRLDTDILGGNRAGFDTAAVLTGIDTTRSIISAVPDERPVFLLGSLTGLYEPYPAVEITEDDDIARATCGAASARADDDGVRLSDEGLDAWRAACAAWWARHPGSARTPRIDFQD, encoded by the coding sequence GTGTTGATTGGTGACTACGACGCCGTCCTGTCCGATCTCGACGGCGTCGTTTACGCCGGAGCCGGCGCGATCGACGGTGCCGTCGAGTCGTTGGATGCCCTCGCCGGACACGGCGTGGCCCTCGGCTACATCACCAACAACGCCTCGCGTTCGCCGGCCGCCGTCGCCGAGCACCTGCGCGAGCTCGGCGCCCCCGCCACGGCCGAGACGGTCTTCGGCTCCGCCGACGCGGGCGCTGAGCTGCTCGCCGGGCACATCGACGCCGGGGCCAACGTCCTGGTGACGGGCAGCGACTACCTGCGCGAATGCGTGACCCGCCTCGGGTTCCACGTTGTGGGCTCGCACGAGGAAGAGCCAGCGGCCGTCGTCCAGGGTTTTCACCCGGCGCTCGGCTGGGCAGACCTCGCCGAGGCGGCCTACGCCGTCAGCCGCGGCGCCTTCTGGGTGGCCACCAACACCGACATGACCATCCCTCGGGCTGAGGGCATCGCGCCGGGCAACGGGTCGCTGGTCCAGGCCGTTGCGAACGCGACCGGTAGTGAACCGGTCGTCGCCGGGAAGCCGCAGGCCCACCTCTTCGAGCGGGCCGCCCGCGAGCTCGGTGCGACACGGCCGCTCGTCGTGGGAGACCGGCTCGACACCGACATCCTCGGCGGCAATCGCGCCGGGTTCGACACGGCCGCCGTCCTCACCGGCATCGACACCACGCGCTCCATCATCTCCGCCGTCCCGGACGAGCGGCCAGTTTTCCTGCTGGGGAGCCTCACCGGGCTCTACGAGCCTTACCCCGCGGTGGAAATCACGGAGGATGACGACATCGCGCGCGCCACGTGCGGGGCTGCGTCGGCGCGCGCAGACGACGACGGCGTCAGGCTCAGCGACGAGGGGCTCGACGCTTGGCGGGCCGCCTGCGCGGCGTGGTGGGCCAGACATCCAGGCTCCGCCCGGACGCCCCGCATAGACTTCCAAGACTGA
- a CDS encoding site-specific tyrosine recombinase XerD, with translation MSAATAALDRQVADYFQHLTVERGMARNTVAAYRRDIDRYVRFLASQGIGHAAEVTPVLLSRFAQDVRDGADGGAPLNARSAARCIVAVRGLHKFWALESVTVENTAADLRPPATGSRLPKALSVADVLSVLGAVPADTPAGLRDRALLEFLYATGARISEAVGLDVDDLHTVVRGAADAAAAAPAADDAGPAVVRLFGKGSKERIVPVGSYATEALEAYLIRARPLLVAKGKGTPGLFLNQRGGRLSRQSAWSILKAAAGRAGVPGDVSPHTLRHSFATHLLEGGADVRVVQELLGHSSVTTTQVYTMVTADTLREVYAAAHPRAL, from the coding sequence ATGAGCGCGGCCACTGCTGCGCTCGACCGCCAGGTGGCCGACTACTTCCAACACCTGACGGTCGAACGGGGCATGGCGCGCAACACCGTCGCGGCCTACCGGCGCGACATCGACCGGTACGTCCGCTTCCTCGCGAGCCAGGGCATCGGCCACGCGGCCGAGGTGACCCCCGTGCTGCTGTCCAGATTCGCCCAGGACGTGCGCGACGGCGCCGACGGGGGCGCGCCGCTGAACGCGCGCTCAGCCGCGCGCTGCATCGTCGCTGTCCGCGGGCTGCACAAATTCTGGGCCCTCGAGTCCGTCACCGTCGAGAACACCGCGGCCGACCTCCGGCCGCCGGCGACGGGCTCGCGCCTGCCGAAAGCCCTCAGCGTCGCCGACGTGCTCTCCGTGCTCGGTGCCGTGCCGGCCGATACTCCTGCGGGGCTGCGCGACCGCGCCCTGCTCGAGTTCCTCTACGCGACTGGCGCGCGCATCAGCGAGGCCGTCGGCCTCGACGTCGACGACCTGCACACCGTGGTGCGGGGCGCCGCTGACGCCGCGGCGGCCGCACCGGCCGCGGACGACGCCGGCCCGGCGGTCGTCCGGCTCTTCGGCAAGGGATCCAAGGAGCGGATCGTGCCGGTCGGCTCTTACGCCACGGAAGCGCTCGAGGCCTACCTCATCCGCGCCCGCCCGCTGCTCGTCGCCAAGGGCAAAGGCACGCCCGGGCTCTTCCTGAACCAGCGCGGCGGCCGGCTCTCCCGGCAGTCGGCCTGGTCGATCCTCAAGGCTGCCGCCGGTCGGGCGGGTGTGCCGGGCGACGTCTCCCCGCATACGCTGCGCCACTCCTTCGCAACCCATCTGCTCGAGGGCGGCGCCGATGTGCGTGTCGTCCAGGAGCTGCTGGGCCACTCCTCCGTGACGACGACGCAGGTCTACACGATGGTCACCGCCGACACCCTGCGCGAGGTCTACGCCGCCGCGCACCCGCGGGCGCTGTGA
- a CDS encoding NUDIX domain-containing protein translates to MTQDDGGDRSDGVGDLIGAYPPSSSERVFSGHIWDVVRETFDFPNNDEPLTRDFIDHPGAVSMVVLDDDMRVLLLRQYRHPVGMRLWEIPAGLLDVEGEPPVDAAARELAEEADLVAETWHVLTDIFNSPGSSTEAQRVFLARGLSAVPEHERHQRTGEEADLETAWVPLDDAVAAVLGGRIHNPSAAVGILAAHAAAASGFSTLRDANVAWDEHPRLRP, encoded by the coding sequence ATGACGCAGGACGACGGCGGGGACCGCAGCGACGGGGTCGGCGACCTCATCGGCGCGTATCCGCCGTCGTCCAGCGAGCGTGTCTTCTCAGGCCACATCTGGGACGTCGTACGGGAGACCTTCGACTTCCCCAACAACGACGAGCCGCTCACACGCGACTTCATCGACCACCCGGGGGCCGTCAGCATGGTCGTCCTCGACGACGACATGCGGGTCCTTCTGCTGCGCCAGTACCGGCACCCGGTCGGCATGCGGCTCTGGGAGATCCCGGCCGGACTCTTGGACGTCGAAGGCGAGCCGCCGGTCGACGCGGCTGCGCGGGAACTCGCCGAAGAGGCGGACCTCGTGGCCGAGACGTGGCACGTGCTCACCGACATCTTCAATTCCCCCGGTTCCTCCACCGAAGCGCAGCGCGTCTTCCTCGCGCGCGGCCTGAGCGCGGTGCCCGAGCACGAACGGCACCAACGCACCGGGGAGGAAGCCGACCTCGAGACGGCCTGGGTGCCCCTAGACGACGCCGTCGCGGCGGTCCTCGGCGGGCGGATCCACAACCCGTCGGCGGCCGTCGGCATCCTCGCTGCGCACGCCGCGGCGGCCAGCGGCTTCTCGACCCTGCGGGACGCGAACGTCGCCTGGGACGAGCACCCGCGACTGCGCCCATGA
- a CDS encoding TlyA family RNA methyltransferase: protein MSGDDPRGAAGRLDQELVRRGLARSRTHAGSLINEGRVRVAGRISPKASTRIMSTDAVVVAAAEGDEYVSRAGHKLAGALDRFPELKVAGLRCLDAGASTGGFTDVLLRRGAAEVVAVDVGHDQMVAELRADRRVHVHEGLNVRYLDMSELGGVVSLVVADLSFISLRLVMRPLAQATAVGGDLMLMVKPQFEVGREALGRTGVVGSRVQRRRAVADVLGSANEAGLECLGLARSPLPGQDGNVEFFLWLRRAATDHPHFAGNDTLLDSVDYS, encoded by the coding sequence GTGAGTGGTGACGACCCGAGGGGTGCGGCCGGCCGTCTCGACCAGGAACTCGTGCGGCGCGGATTGGCCCGTTCGCGAACCCATGCCGGATCGCTGATCAACGAGGGGCGCGTCCGGGTCGCGGGTCGGATCTCGCCGAAGGCTTCGACCAGGATCATGTCCACCGATGCGGTCGTCGTCGCCGCCGCGGAGGGTGACGAATACGTCAGCCGCGCCGGCCACAAGCTGGCGGGCGCCTTGGATCGCTTCCCGGAACTCAAGGTCGCGGGCCTGCGTTGTCTGGATGCAGGGGCCTCGACGGGAGGATTCACCGATGTCCTGCTCCGCCGCGGAGCAGCCGAGGTCGTGGCCGTCGACGTCGGCCACGACCAGATGGTTGCGGAGCTGCGCGCGGATCGGCGGGTACACGTTCACGAAGGGCTCAATGTCCGCTACCTGGACATGTCGGAGCTCGGCGGCGTGGTTTCGCTCGTCGTCGCGGACCTTTCCTTCATCTCCCTGCGGCTGGTCATGCGCCCGCTGGCGCAGGCGACCGCGGTCGGCGGCGACCTGATGCTGATGGTCAAACCTCAATTCGAGGTCGGGCGGGAGGCGCTGGGTCGGACCGGCGTCGTCGGCTCCCGCGTACAGCGCCGACGCGCCGTCGCAGACGTCTTGGGCTCGGCGAACGAGGCGGGGCTGGAATGCCTGGGACTGGCACGCAGCCCGCTGCCGGGACAGGATGGGAACGTGGAATTCTTCCTCTGGCTGCGCCGGGCGGCGACTGACCATCCACATTTTGCGGGCAACGACACGTTGCTTGATTCTGTTGACTACTCTTGA
- a CDS encoding NAD kinase → MRRILVLAHTGRADALRAAFDTCVSLRDAGLIPVMQREDLANLRSAIPVFVPEVEILGEEASLVDVDLAVVLGGDGTVLRSAELVRGTDVPLLGVNLGHVGFLAESERSDLNQTVQWVVERDYIVEERMALDVTVWFGNRRVATTWALNEAAVEKADRERMIEVVMEVDGRPISTFGCDGMVMATPTGSTAYAFSAGGPVVWPEVEALIMAPISAHALFAKPLVVAPSSKMAVEVLSRTDAQGVLWCDGRRTIQLPPGSRVEVTRSKIPVRLARVNQTPFSERLVRKFELPTRGWRGPVQHPEQDPVSSALPIVANGIEVVEPRNLEPRPETKGHP, encoded by the coding sequence ATGCGACGGATCCTGGTCCTGGCCCACACCGGCCGGGCCGACGCCCTCCGAGCGGCGTTCGACACGTGCGTGAGCTTGCGCGACGCGGGCCTCATCCCCGTCATGCAGCGCGAAGACCTCGCCAACCTGCGCAGTGCCATACCCGTTTTCGTTCCTGAGGTCGAGATCCTGGGCGAAGAGGCGTCTCTCGTTGACGTCGACCTCGCCGTCGTGCTCGGCGGTGACGGGACCGTCCTGCGATCCGCCGAACTCGTGCGCGGCACCGACGTCCCATTGCTCGGCGTCAACCTCGGGCACGTCGGCTTTCTCGCCGAGAGCGAACGCAGCGACCTGAACCAGACCGTGCAGTGGGTCGTCGAGCGGGACTACATCGTCGAGGAGCGCATGGCCCTCGACGTGACCGTCTGGTTCGGCAACCGGCGCGTCGCAACGACCTGGGCGCTGAACGAGGCCGCCGTCGAGAAGGCGGACCGGGAACGCATGATCGAAGTGGTCATGGAGGTCGACGGGCGTCCGATCAGCACGTTCGGGTGCGACGGGATGGTCATGGCGACACCGACCGGTTCGACCGCCTACGCGTTCTCCGCCGGGGGGCCCGTCGTCTGGCCCGAGGTAGAGGCCCTCATCATGGCGCCGATCAGCGCACATGCCCTCTTCGCCAAGCCGCTCGTGGTGGCGCCGAGTTCGAAGATGGCCGTCGAGGTCTTGTCACGGACCGACGCCCAGGGGGTGCTGTGGTGCGATGGCCGGCGCACCATCCAGTTGCCGCCCGGCTCACGGGTCGAGGTGACACGCTCGAAGATCCCCGTCCGCCTCGCCCGCGTCAACCAGACCCCGTTCAGCGAACGGCTCGTCCGCAAATTCGAGCTGCCCACGCGGGGTTGGCGCGGCCCCGTCCAACACCCCGAGCAGGACCCCGTTTCCAGCGCGCTTCCCATCGTCGCCAACGGTATCGAGGTCGTGGAGCCACGCAATCTGGAGCCACGCCCAGAAACGAAGGGACATCCATGA
- the recN gene encoding DNA repair protein RecN: MIEEIRISDLGVIGQATLPLGAGLTVVTGETGAGKTMVITALGLLLGNRADAAAVRHGAKQAVAEASLRLPKSSTVLTRAEEAGALIEYDDDGGDLIVARFLSAAGRSKAAVGGRAAPVGLLAELGTDLVAVHGQSDQLRLTGVAAQRNALDKFAGPELQTVFEKYGAAYARYRAVLAEVDELLGASRERLREAESLQIALEEIDGVDPQPGEDEELKSEATKLANLEGLRTAAVTAHAALAGSEYSEEYNATALIEEAKRQLEGVQEDDAELKTLAERIAEVGYLVADIATEVAGYGVGLDAEGPERLAEIEARRADLGKLIRKYAPTVDEVLAWAETSRNRLMELQDDSGRIDALTEERARLEAELNELAAELTERRTRAAAALDERVTAELAALAMPDARFSTEIRALNEPGRYGRDEIHMLLQPHTGSAPRPLGKGASGGELSRVMLAIEVVLAAVDPVPTFVFDEVDAGVGGKAAVEIGNRLAMLARHVQVIVVTHLPQVAAYADRHIRVIKNSGAAAEATGGVTQSDVVLLDENQRVKELARMLAGQEESDTAQAHAEELLTDAQQTVSALG, encoded by the coding sequence ATGATCGAAGAAATCCGCATCAGCGACCTCGGCGTCATCGGGCAGGCCACGCTGCCGCTCGGCGCCGGGTTGACGGTCGTGACCGGAGAGACCGGCGCAGGAAAGACGATGGTCATCACGGCGCTCGGGCTGCTGCTGGGCAACCGCGCGGACGCCGCGGCGGTCCGCCACGGCGCCAAGCAGGCGGTCGCCGAGGCAAGCCTGCGCCTGCCCAAGTCGAGCACGGTGCTCACCCGGGCGGAGGAGGCCGGCGCCCTGATCGAATACGACGACGACGGCGGTGACTTGATCGTCGCCCGTTTCCTCAGTGCCGCAGGGCGCAGCAAAGCAGCGGTCGGCGGGCGGGCGGCGCCGGTCGGGCTGCTCGCCGAACTCGGCACCGACCTCGTCGCCGTGCACGGGCAGAGCGATCAGCTGCGCCTCACGGGCGTCGCGGCCCAGCGCAACGCGCTCGACAAGTTCGCGGGCCCCGAGCTGCAGACCGTCTTCGAGAAGTACGGGGCGGCCTACGCGAGGTATCGGGCCGTGCTCGCCGAGGTCGATGAACTCCTCGGCGCCTCCCGCGAACGCCTGCGCGAGGCCGAGAGCCTGCAGATCGCGCTCGAGGAGATCGACGGTGTCGACCCGCAGCCGGGGGAGGACGAAGAGCTGAAGTCCGAGGCGACGAAGCTCGCGAACCTCGAGGGGCTGCGCACCGCCGCAGTGACCGCGCACGCGGCCCTGGCCGGCAGCGAGTACAGCGAGGAGTACAACGCGACGGCGCTCATCGAGGAGGCCAAGCGGCAGCTCGAGGGCGTCCAGGAAGACGACGCCGAGCTGAAGACGCTCGCGGAGCGGATCGCCGAGGTCGGATATCTCGTTGCCGACATCGCGACCGAGGTCGCCGGCTACGGCGTCGGTCTCGATGCCGAGGGCCCCGAACGCCTCGCCGAGATCGAAGCGCGCCGAGCGGACCTGGGCAAGCTCATTCGGAAGTACGCCCCGACCGTCGACGAGGTCCTGGCCTGGGCCGAGACAAGCCGGAACCGGCTGATGGAACTCCAGGACGACTCGGGTCGCATCGACGCGCTCACCGAGGAGCGGGCCCGGCTCGAGGCGGAGCTGAACGAACTGGCGGCGGAACTGACGGAGCGTCGGACACGGGCCGCCGCGGCCCTGGACGAGCGAGTCACCGCCGAACTCGCCGCCCTGGCCATGCCCGACGCGAGGTTCAGCACGGAGATCCGTGCCCTGAACGAACCGGGCCGCTACGGCCGCGACGAGATCCACATGCTGCTCCAGCCCCACACGGGCAGCGCCCCGCGCCCGCTCGGCAAGGGCGCCTCGGGTGGTGAACTCTCGCGCGTGATGCTCGCGATCGAGGTCGTCCTCGCCGCGGTCGACCCGGTGCCCACCTTCGTCTTCGACGAGGTCGACGCTGGTGTCGGCGGCAAGGCCGCCGTCGAGATCGGGAACCGCCTCGCCATGCTGGCTCGCCACGTGCAGGTCATCGTCGTGACACACTTGCCCCAGGTGGCCGCTTACGCGGACCGCCACATCCGCGTGATTAAGAACTCAGGCGCGGCGGCGGAAGCGACGGGCGGAGTCACCCAGAGCGACGTCGTCCTCCTGGACGAGAACCAGCGGGTCAAGGAGCTGGCCCGTATGCTTGCGGGTCAGGAGGAGTCGGACACGGCCCAGGCGCACGCGGAAGAACTCCTCACAGATGCACAGCAAACCGTTTCGGCGTTGGGATAA